DNA from Xiphophorus maculatus strain JP 163 A chromosome 6, X_maculatus-5.0-male, whole genome shotgun sequence:
tgtttctaaatcaatATAAACTTATTTTCTGTGCATTATTTGaagtctgaaagcactgcaacgtttttgttattttgaccatttctcattttctgcaaataaatactactttttttttagaatgtcATTGATATGTTGttagtagttcatagaataataGAACACTGTTAactttactcaaacataaacctataaagagtcaaatcagagaaactgatcattttaagtggtgtCTTAATTAATTCTAGAGCTGCATAACATTTGTAATTCTGAGTAGAGGATataaatcttttattctttacacACCTTCcagaaaagcagacatttttgtatttttacgtttattttgttgttgttttacttattattactcttataattttaacattatacattcttttttcttgttttaattttcttttcatcaacttaTTTTACTATAACTTTTCTACAGCACTCTGGTGcagttttaaacctgtttttaaagtgctatgtaaataaatttgactttgacaaaCCTTGTGAGCATAAAACTTCTCTAATGTCTTTTTACATCcgtttaaaaagcatttaaatgtttcccagTGAAAGAAATGGAGACACTGGAATAAAGCCTCACAttgaaaacaagaaacttttctGAGGAAGCTGTCCAGAGCTCAGGCTGTTCTGtaaaacaagtaaacaaaaagaGATGGTGACACCGGagctaaatttaaataataaagcttGTCTGGGCGCGACGCCTGTACTGCAGGCGTTCACATGAGGACACATTTGTCCTCCGCAGTCTGCCTGAGCTCGCTCACTCTGCTCTGGGCCTTGGTTTTCAGTTCGTCCAGGTCCATGTTTTGAAGCTTGTGGAGGAATGAATCGCtggtctcctcctcctcctcatcttcatccaCCATTTTGGCCAGTTCCTCCGGCAGGTCAACGTCGTCTCCAGCCATCTGAATCATGGCGCCGTCGAGAGCGCTCTGATTAAAAAGTTTTGCACATCAAAGCAGATATTACATACACTTATAAATACAGTTATAATCTGAAGTTGACATATTTTCCgtaaaaaaacaagatattttcttCACACTGTGACATTAAGTTCACTTAAActtactaaaattatttcattagcTTAATGATGAGAAGCAATTATCTTGAAAACTGCTTTCAACTTTCTTTAAGTTTAAAGTTTCCATAACCGCCTCAGTGTTTAGCAGTTTTACCCGTTTAACTTTGTATCAAATATTTGGAGtatttgctgtaatttttaCTTCTCTCTTGTTGCGACATGCAAGCTCAGCTTGAGGGATTCCTGCATATTGATGGTTTGCTTAGATAGAAAACTTTCTTATTTCTTTgccaatttgaataataaaatgaacttgACTTTGCTTGACATGGAAAAAGTTGCCAGGCCAGATTTCAAATCTGTAATGTTTTGCTACAAGCCAATATTGCTAACAAATGCACCATCCTGCAGCCTGCAATAAATGCTAGACTTAATTAAAATGGacaaaacatttgcagaatTAAATTGGAAATGCAAAAACTTATAAGAGAATTAAGTCACCTCTATGGAGGCTAAATTTTCATAGAGTCAAACCTTTCCACAatatattctatttattttgtttattatattttcctCCCTTTATCATCTCAAGTTGTGGATGTTTGGCTTTGTTTCTTATTCAACAAATGTTTAATccaaatgtgtgtattttattttctttaatggaGCCATAggtgtgtttaatttatttttataaactgaatgtttatgacattaaaataaacgctttttacttttaaagcatTTCCGGCCAATGAGAGTCAGTATAGCCCTCAGACAACTCCCAAATTTCACAACTTGTCATAAATAAAGAGCTAGAGTATGTCAgaatttttctagttttttaaaaatttgaaacaaTGCATTCAGATGTTAATAATTAAACGGAGAATGATTAGAGCTCCTCACATCCGGCAGTCGGTATTTATCTCTGAGTGCGACTCTCAGGTTTGCCCTCTCGGccttttttgttgtaaagtctTTGTCTCGTTGAATCCTGCAGAACAGAAACACGACAGATGAGACAGACAGCTAAAGAACAAACTCTGACtcttaaaaataacatcaacaTTTGCATGTCaatctttttatttgtgtttctttacagTGTTTCCTGCTACACAGCTCATTGTGGCTGTTATAAATCCATAGCTTACGTTCTCAAGAGCTGATATCCAAACATAGAAATGTTTTGCAGGTATTGCAGCCGAGGGGCGAATTAAAAGGTTAATAggttgacatagcaggtggcgAGGAGCAAAGCCTTTCTTGTAAAGCGGTATCTCAGCACCAGCAGAATTACCACATGATAATAATGTTTGTGTTGAGGAAAAAGCAGCCCACACACTTCCTATCCGAGTCcatttgttctggttctgggttcACGTTTTCCCCATTCCTCCCTGAAGAAATCTCCAGGTCAGTGAGATTGGATGAAGTGAACATATTTTCatcagttttcaggtttttatggGAATTCAGATTGAATGTAGCATTTTCGTACGTTCATTAATTTGCTGTCCCATTGTTTGATTAGAGTTTGTGCCGCTTTaagacataaatatgttttgatcgTATCCGTTTTACTGCATCCctggctgcatgtttatgttCCTCCAGCTGAGCCTCCAGGCTTTCACAGCCActaacatgtttctttttcaggtcCGACATTTCTcctatcaactctgaccagcttctgcTTAGGTCAGGTGAGCTCATCAGGATGGCCAGTTCTGTCCTGGGATGCCCACTGAACCCAGAGCAGGCAGTGGGAGGCAGCAGGACTCTGGCTAAAATAACATCGCTGTTGGTCAACGTCTCCCATCTACGAAGCTGCTGCAGAACTGAAAGctccttcagtgacagactgctgcatcctgGGTGCACAAAGAAGCATTATCACAGATCCTTTCTGCCAACAAGACTGCATAACTTTATAACTGGGTGTTTGCATCACTGCTggtttttgcacagtttttacTTCTCATCTGTTGTAAATCAaggatgtcaaactcatttttgttttggcctaaatcaagatcataaatgtttttaaaggggcggttggaatatattgataaaacttgttcaccaactgctaaaatatcaatgaatccgtaaaattaaatattgaaaattttttcagttcctccaggattcatgattctttttgtgattttttgcaataaaaatcaaagagtttgtggtactaatttggaaatatttgcatttatttatgacggtaaatgcTACTTTCTTTTGCTCGCTGTATATACATGCTATATATattaatctgacatcaattaaggctgaggcagctgtttagtgcaagtaataaagtttttgaaaatttttgagaaaaatctgcagtaaaCTCCCAATTATTCACATTCCTGATCTTCTAATGACTGTTCCTCAACAgcagatatttttttcccacactttTATAAACTCCATATTTGTGGAGTGTTCTGCTAAATGTCTTGAGTTTCCTCAGGTTTCTCTGCTCTTTCACTGAATTGTGTTTTCCgaaggaagaacaaaacaggaaacaaatatGCCACTTCTCTGTCTAATCCACTAGGGTCTATTTGGACTTTCATCTAAAGTAAATCCATTGGTCCTTTTCTCCAAAAAAGGAAATCTCAATCATTTTACAAAGAAgcctcaaaaacaaaatttctggcaaacttattttaagttttccccttaaaataagctttttattGGATTGACTTATAAAAATAAACGCTTGTCTGCCCATCTTGAAGTTCACATTCTCTTCATATTTTGAATAGTGGATACTAGAAACTGTCATCTATTCTTAACAAGAATGAAagaattacaaatgtaaatgttttcaactttacaaaatgctgcaaattaAATTCAGGGAGGGGCACTGATTGTGGCAGTGGGGGTTTCAATAAGAATAATTTCTgtaatgtggattttttttacaccacCAATTAAATAAACTCTAAATGTTTGATTATGAAAAATTATCCACtttaaaggatttttctttacacatttttatcagAGTGTCAATAAACAGTCAGTTTGATGGATTCTGTATGCTAATCAGTTTCTTTCTCCAGTTCTTGTGTGATTTGGAGATTTTGACTGCAGccttaaaacactttaaaggTTTAGTTGGGGTGCAAAGTGCTTCACAGTGCGACTCGGCTCTTTATAAGCTAAACAGTCACGAACTGACCTCCTGAATCCTGATTTACCTCTCTGGAGTCTCTGAGCTGACGTCATTTGTGTTATTAGCCCAGTTCTGCAATAATGTCATTATCAGTGTTATATGTCAGTTTCCATGTTGCTAGATTTACCCTGTGTCTATTTAAGGGTGGTCCTCTCTGACCCTGCTTTAATAAGATTAGCTTCCACAAGAGCTACAGCTTGGCGTAAGCCCTCAGTTGCTTGATGTCTAGGTCAGGGCTGTCCTCTCACCTCGCACGTCTCTGCCGTTAGGACAGTGTCCGCTTTTTCTCACACACAATTTTGGAGCAAATACTAAAAGTCACAGGAGGTTCAGCAGATAAACTGAAACTAACTTTAAGCCTCCAAAAAGTCTATCTAGTTGAACGACAAATCCCCTGACCCTGGATCCTTTCAGGAAAGATTCAAACTTAATGGTAATGGTTTCCTGTTTATATCCTGTTTATatgctgctaaaataaaattaaaaagttccAGTTTCATCCATTTGGACTTtaatttcatacatttaaacaaatcttTTGCCTCAATAGCTGTAAGTATTACATACCAGTTTAtttctggtatttttattttataatttatggaGATGTAtagtgatattttatttaaccctatattattttacacattattagactgtttttaattcaaattcaattcaaaaatactttattgatcccaaagggaaatgtaataatttatgcTGATTTTGATCCACTCCATAATCTAGTCAACTTTTACAAGATATAAGAAGTTAtgtcaagcaaaaaaaataaaaagtaaaaataaaaaacttcctTCTGATGGATTTTGTTGAATAAAGCCATATTTTCCTATTTGTGATTGCGTATTAGCGTGTTGTTTAAACTATAAAACATGCCGTTTTAAGCCTTTTTAGAGGGCGTCTCATGTACATGTGGATTTTAGCTATTTGTCCCCAAGCGCACGAATACAgggttcactgcaaaaacacaaaatcttaccaagtatttctgacATAGTTTCTActggaaatatcttagtacacatgaaataagacaaactaacttacaaataactttttagcaagatataggagcttgttttaagtaaatatcaatgaaaaaatgttagttccactggcagattatttcatttataacaagacattttcccatgtttctTATAAGTAAATTTttctgccaatgaaactagcacttttttcattaatactaaggaattatttacttgaaataagcagtcatttcttccaaaaaagttacttgtaagttagtttgtcttatttcaagtgtacttagatatttgcattagaaacgagaccaaaaatacttggtaagattttatgtttttgcagagaAACCAATAAAGGTCAGAGATGGTGGAAGATGTCCTGCAGgataaagctttttaaaaattgcaaagaaagtcaaataagaataaaacaaatggcTGAAGCACATAAAAAAGGGACACAATGACCAGAAACTCATTTCTTCTGTTGATTAATTAACTATCATGTAGAAGGAATACATTTTGTGGATGATGTTTACAATAAAACCCAGGccagtgggaaaaaaagcaaagaaaaaaagatagaaagaaaaatacatttaattaatactTTTTTGTGAGGACAAAAGGGTAAATCATTTCTGACTTTCTCATTGGCAACAAGATCTTAACTTCATTACAAGTTGTCTTTCACCTAATTGGAGGTAACAAAGAGTTCAGCTCCAGATGAGAACGTAAGgtgattaaataattattgttttaaagcgCCCTGGCTAAGAGATGTGTTTAATGGTGGCTTCTGTGCTGACAGGTTATTACACACAAGCTTAATCTCCTTCTCTGTCTAATTTGAGCCAGGAGGACATAAACCCCTACCTAAAGCTACCCGGTAAACCCAGCCCACATCCGTTGATGTCATACGTGCATCACAAGTGGCCTGGAGacacagtttaaaaaagaactgACCTCACCTGCTGAAAGGGCATTTACATTCAGACAGtcactgagaaaaataaacctaTTCCTTCATTTAAACAACATAACACGAGGTAGAAAACTTTAATTAACTAAAATGAGTCCAGAATGAGCTGAAAAGTGCTCACTACTCTGACAAGCCCTGAAAATTTTAGCTTTATTAAGCCAGGTTTACCTTTAGGTTAATAGTTTCATTCACCATTTTGTAGTAAattaataagattttatttaattaataagaGCAACGTTGTCCTGGCCACCGGCTTCTCGCTGAGACGAGCTAGAAGTGCCGTGAAATGACCCGTGGAAAAAAGGAGATCAATGTTCAGTTGggtgaaatgatgaaaatgaaatgttttggagtGTTTATGGAAAACACTCCAAAACACTTTGAAGCTTCTTCAAATGCAGAAGGAAGATTTCTGAGCAAAATGGAAGCCGAACATTGTGGAgcgcattttgttttttaattaaaggctCTTCAGTCAAAGCCCTCCGTTTTTCTGTCGCCCATCCTCCGTAGtaaatttataattttgtgGCTTTAGaatgtttcatcttttttattgcACGTTTTTATAAAGAGGATATGCACTCCTGACTATTTACTTTAAGACAATACAGTAAGGAGGTGCATGCACATATAATATACAGGTATGCAATTTTTGTATTCAGATGTGTTCAGTTGACAGATGGTAGAATTGAACTACAAATCTTTGCCACACAGTAACATCATACAGCAGAAACTAAATGCTCTAAATCCATGCAGTATAATTCCTTCGTTGCTATTAGTGATCAGGTTTTCCTCTAATTTTATTTGAGACGATGAAGAAGCttcttttatattgttttaagaCAATCTGTTCAAATTCTTCTGACTGCTGTCAGTCAGCTGAGAAAAGACTCTAATTGTATTTTACATTAAGAATGttgatatttgacatttttgtttgactAAGTCAAGACAGCATTTCCTCCTGGGGAATCtactgttaattttttgttttgtcactttttgtaataaaaatattggtattttaagtttatttttttactcactTTTCTTCCAACAGCTGCTTCTGGTATTCCTCAAACTCCTCCCTGGACATGCCTTTGGACTCGGCCGTTTCTTTTCCATCTGCTCCAGCTTTGCTGCCACCGTCGCCACCTCCATCAGCAAAACTCTTCAACTTGCTGCCCAGCATTTGATTCATGAGAAATGCCATGGCTTTAAAAAATTGAGTCTGACTCGGTATGTCttgtaaaaaaggaaaaaggtctgacaaatttatttaatattttcagattaataatTTATCTGATAGAGTTCCTCAGAGTACAAACATCCCAATTTGAAACCTTGCCTATAGTGTGCCATAATGATTAGAGTGTATCAATAACTTGTGGCTGAAGTAAAACCGCTAAAGAGCTTAGCTCATAATCGACAGGCTTCAGACAATGAAGAGTATTTACCTCGTCAACAAGACGCAGCAGAGCAGGATAGGAGCTCTGCATGTTAGCTATGTTTTCTCATGTCTAAACTAGCACAAATCTTACACATGTTGCAATGCATTAATGTGAATATTAATCAGTAATTTGGTGATTACATTTCTCTATCACACAGATGTCGAACTTGAGGctcgggggccaaatctggcccaccgtagctttttatgtggcccttagactccaaattacatcaataattcCCTagagtttttcacaaatccacAAAATTCATGCagaattcacacaaaatcaacagatttattctgatttttacAGCAAATTTTTCTCAGAAGTGGCCAATAAAAGGGACTGCTGCCTCAGTCTTACTTTATGGCAAGTTATAGTCCGTGACCAATACTgcgattaataaaaagtcacatttaaagtcatacattagtgcaaatatcataacaattccttacaaatatttctaaagtagcaccacaaaatttgtaattttgattttaaaaatcctgaatgaGTGTGCAAAGATGTCCaatatcatttcattttaagaaactcTGAATCCTGAAGCAAACAGCTGTtagttgatattttaacagtttaaccGGTTTTAGCAATACATTCTGgaacaaccggccctttaagctttaagtaaatgttaaaaatgtcataagCTGTAAATTTGCTAACGGCAGCGGCTAACTCatttactttaaatccaaataagctggagctaaagctaaagctaacaaCTAGTCAGAGAGGGGAGAAAagcaaacatctgaaaacaacTCCAGTCTCATAAACCTCATCACTGTTTATGAGACTGGGAAATGATTTAAATTGACCAATAATTAATGACAACGTGAAGAGAAGTAGGACATGTGCACCGCTAatgatcttcctgtgtgaaacatctgcagagaatgaaacatgtaaaactTTTCTGGTTAGTGAAACTGTGAAATGAGAgcaaaaaagtttgaaaataattgttagtaTTACCAAAAACACTTTACATGTCCTCATCATTTCTCAGGAAGATTGTTAGCAGTTCTTCATCTACAGTTTACATACATGACCATTGTCTTATGTGAAAATAACCAACTAAAGGCATTATTTTAACATCATTTGagtgttttaaatgattttatgattttcaaTTTAACActgtcgtgttctgtgttttctgtgtgttgaTTTCGAGTTTtcggtgtctctgtgtctccgtgttgtcctgttctccccttgattagttcccaggtgtttcttgttccctgattacccccagtgtatttagtgtcacctgtgtgtctgttctttgtcgggtcctcgtcgctTGTCGTCTTATGTGCGTGCTGCCCGTGTTTGGACTGAGTTCTCTTCATTAAATTCAACTATTCATcctacctgggtctacagcgtctgcctcaccacccctcacAGCACCGattcatgacagaaggacccgacccaACCGATCAGTGAGGCAGCTTAATATGGATCCAGCTGAATTAAGTATGTTCCCACAAAATAGGCAGAGCGGACTGAGGCGGAGACCCAGTGggtcaatcaatcagtcaatcaaattttatttgtatagcacatttcagcagcaagacatttcaaagtgctttacatcattacaaacacaaaaacacaatgcaacataaaatcaacaatcaaagcatgacattaagtcaagttccatcaataaatttgtaattgattacatttcaaatacaattctaaacagctgggtttttagtctagatttaaagaaagtcagtgtttcagctgttttacagttttctggaagtttgttccaaatttgtggtgcatagatgctgaaagctgcttctcctcgtttggttctggttctggggatgcagagcagaccagaaccggaagacctgagaggtctggaaggttgatacaacaacagcaggtcGAGTCCAGAAGTCGTCCTAGtccacaaacatattttttgtttaattaactCTGTGACTCACTGACAGACTGAAGTAAACAGAGCTGAGCTGGACTGAACACAGGAAGCTGTTAGATGCTTAAACTCGCCCTGATCCGCTCCACCGTCCAGTCCGTCCCATGCATGGTTCTGCTACTATACTCTGAGTGTATTAAGGACGCTGTGGCTTCAGCACTGCGCTGACCTGAAACCTCTGTAACTAACACAGAACTAATAAGGCTCAAGATGTTAACCATGTATGACTTAGGATCGCCTAATTACAGGGGATTTGTTGTAGATATTCTGCCCTGTGGAATCAATCCAAACTGTCAAGACAATTAACAAAAATGACAACACCATTTTTTATAGtgtaaaaatcatattttatcagatggaaccaagtttttttttttttacacaaatccACCCAAACTGtgtaaagcttgttttaagtcattttctcatgagaaaattttactttttatttccaacatTCCCTTGTTTGAGTGTCTAAATAAGCTCTTAAAAACTGGTTTTACAGTCAGGAAATTCACCCACATGTAGCGGCagcttttaatttgacatatttacaCAGACGTACCTCTTTTCTGTGAACTCTGACCTGTGTTTGTTCTGTGATTTAACTCATGTGGGTGGTAACCAGAGCAAACATGACACACAGCAGCATTTAAGTGGCTGGAAAAGTTACACGGTTTGCTTGTTTTCCTTGGTCTCAGCAACTcagattaaatgtgtttttgtttgtaaaaatgagATAAGTGTAACTTCTCTGATTAAGTGACTTCTAGAGGCATTTGGAAGTCGTTTAGGGGTATCAGCGtgaattatttgtaaaacattttgcaaccaTGAATCACTTTCCTTCCATTTGACAAGAATAGTGGTACTTTGTGTCAAATAAAA
Protein-coding regions in this window:
- the LOC102217183 gene encoding complexin-4-like; the protein is MAFLMNQMLGSKLKSFADGGGDGGSKAGADGKETAESKGMSREEFEEYQKQLLEEKIQRDKDFTTKKAERANLRVALRDKYRLPDSALDGAMIQMAGDDVDLPEELAKMVDEDEEEEETSDSFLHKLQNMDLDELKTKAQSRVSELRQTAEDKCVLM